The genomic window TCATGCGGGACGCATGACGGCGCACCTTAGTTCAAACATTGTAGAGTCCGCTCTGGGTCGATCTCTGACATTCATCAATATGGATTCTGATAAATGATAATCAACAGCGTAAGAAATCTACTCACCATTCTGACAATTATTACCTTGGGTGGATGTGGCATATCAGAATGTCTTGACTCAAAGATAGTGAGGCCGACAAAACCAGTAAACAAAGACTTCAATATTCAACTCATACTGAACGGTAAATCGATGAGTATGAATGTTAGATGCGAGGAGTATTACGAGGCCATGTGTAACGAGAGAGGAAACTACTGGTCGTTACGTGAGGTAGGGAAGGATCACGAATCACAAACAAGCATATTCTCGACTTCAGATAGTAGACTTGGTCAAGTTGAATTTCCTGTCCCAGATTGCCGGTCTATGGTGAGAAATGGACGATTAACGCTAAGTGATAAACTGATAACCATTAATAATGAGCCATACTGGCTGAAATCATCAAAGGGCAATAGGCGTACATTCAAATCATCAACTAGACCAAATTATGAAACGAAAGTTGTTGATGTTGATTTGCAACTCAAAATTAATGATGTACCAATCGAATAATTCGATATGCACATGTGTTGCTCTATGCTAGTGGGTTAAGTCCGCTCTGGGTCGAAAGCCGACAGAGCGCGGAAGTTGATTAGAACGCGAGCGCATCTCCGTCCGTGCTAGCGGTGACTTCCGTCAGTTTCCCAAACAACTCGCTGCCATCGCGCTGGCTGAACCAGCGTCCGTCCACCCAGGCGTAGTGGAATCCGCCGGACTTGGCGGCGACCCAGATTTCCTGCGTTGGTACGTGGCGGTTGACGATGATCTTCTGGCCATCGTCGAGTTCCAGTTCGAGTACGTTGCCATTGAGCGTGGCGTCGATGCCGGCGTTGTCGGCGGCTTGCTCGATGCGTTGAAAGACCGAGTCGGCCAGTTGGTTAAATTCGCTTTCGGTCATGTCGTTAGCCTTTATAATCGCGCTTCTTGAATTTTCTATCGGATGGATGATGCGTGTATTGACCGGCATTATGTTGCTGTTGGCCTTGTTGCTGCAAGGCTGCGGTCATAAAGGTGCGTTGTATCTACCGCAAAGCCAGCCCGCCCAACTCAGCCAGAATCGTTGACCATGACTTCGTATTTCAGTTACCAGCAAGACCAGCTTTGTGTCGAAACTATGCCCTTGGCCGAGCTTGCCAAGCGCTTCGGAACGCCGTGTTACGTGTATTCGCAGGTGGCGCTGGCAGACGGTTATCGCGAGTTCGCTGAGGCGTTCAAGTCGCGCGAACATTTGATCTGCTATGCGGTGAAAGCGAATCCTAGCCTTGCCATTCTCAATCTGTTCGCACGTTTGGGTGCGGGTTTCGACATCGTGTCCGGTGGCGAACTGCAGCGCGTGCTGGCGGCGGGCGGAGCGGCGAACAAGGTGGTGTTCTCCGGCGTGGGCAAGACGGTGGCTGAGATGAAGCTGGCGCTGGAGGCGGAGATTCTGTGTTTTAACGTGGAATCGGCGGCGGAGCTGGAGCGGCTGAACGAGGTGGCGGGCAGCTTGGGCAAGATCGCGCCGATCAGCCTGCGCGTGAACCCGAACGTGGATGCCAAGACGCATCCCTATATTTCCACCGGGCTGAAGAAGAACAAGTTCGGCGTGGCCTACGACGAAGCACGGGCGCTGTACCGTCGCGCGGCGGCGATGCCGCACATTCGAGTCACCGGCATGGATTGCCACATCGGCTCGCAGCTCACCGAAGTGAGTCCCTTCGTGGCAGCGGCGGAAAAGGTGCTGGCACTGGCTGACCAACTGGCAGAAGACGGTATCGTGCTGGAACATCTCGATCTGGGCGGCGGATTGGGCATCCGTTACAAAGACGAAACGCCGCCGTCCGTCGCCGAGTATGCCGAGGCATTGTTGGGTGCGCTGGCGGGGCGTCGCGAAAAGTTGATCGTCGAACCGGGTCGCCGCTTGGTCGGCAACGCGGGCGTGCTGCTGACGACGATCGAATACCTAAAACAGGGCGAAGAGAAGAGCTTCGCGCTGGTCGATGCGGCGATGAACGACTTGATGCGGCCTGCGCTGTATGACGCATATCACGAAATTTTGCCGGTAATCCGATTTGAGCCCTCTCCTCAATCCTCCCCCGCGAGCGGGGGAGGAGGCGAACGTGAGAGGCAACTTTTGAATTACGAGGTTGTCGGCCCCGTCTGCGAGACTGGCGATTTCATCGGCCACGACCGCGAACTGGCCGTGGCGGCGGGCGATGTGCTAGCCGTGATGTCGGCGGGCGCGTATGGCATGAGCATGAGCTCCAACTACAACACTCGCCCACGCGCAGCCGAGGTGCTGGTGCGCGAGGGCGATGCGCATCTTATTCGTGAGCGCGAAACGATACGTTCGCTGTTTGCGAACGAGCGGGTGGTTTGATCTAAGCCTGCCGTTATCTGGCATTGATTCTGGGACTGACATGAACAAAGTTCGATTGAGTTTGCTGTTGCTGGGCTTGCTGGGGCTGTCCGCCTGCGGCAAAAAAGAGGAAGCGAAAAAGGCCGGACCGAGTGGTACGCCGGTGTCGGTGGTCGTGGCCGAGCAGCGCACGGTGGAGCAGGTCGAGGAGTCGGTAGGTACGCTGGATAGTCCGGCTGACCCGGTGGTCGCGGCCGAAGTGGCGGGCAAGGTGCTGACGCTCAAGGTGATGGAAGGTGCCGAGATCAAGGCCGGACAGGTGCTGGCTGAACTGGATCCGCAGGACACCAGTCTGCTGCGTCAGTCAGCGCAGGCCGAGGTGCGTCGCATGGAAAGCGTGAGTGCGAACGAGACGCGTCGTCTTGAGCGGATGAAGCAACTGCGTGAGCAAGGTTTCATCTCCCAGTCTGGCTTGGACGACGTGACTGCCCAAGCGACCTCGGCGCAGAACCAGCTCGCTTCAGCCAAGGCGCAACTGGCGCTGGCCGAGCGCAACGTCG from Ferriphaselus amnicola includes these protein-coding regions:
- the cyaY gene encoding iron donor protein CyaY, whose translation is MTESEFNQLADSVFQRIEQAADNAGIDATLNGNVLELELDDGQKIIVNRHVPTQEIWVAAKSGGFHYAWVDGRWFSQRDGSELFGKLTEVTASTDGDALAF
- the lptM gene encoding LPS translocon maturation chaperone LptM, translated to MMRVLTGIMLLLALLLQGCGHKGALYLPQSQPAQLSQNR
- the lysA gene encoding diaminopimelate decarboxylase is translated as MTSYFSYQQDQLCVETMPLAELAKRFGTPCYVYSQVALADGYREFAEAFKSREHLICYAVKANPSLAILNLFARLGAGFDIVSGGELQRVLAAGGAANKVVFSGVGKTVAEMKLALEAEILCFNVESAAELERLNEVAGSLGKIAPISLRVNPNVDAKTHPYISTGLKKNKFGVAYDEARALYRRAAAMPHIRVTGMDCHIGSQLTEVSPFVAAAEKVLALADQLAEDGIVLEHLDLGGGLGIRYKDETPPSVAEYAEALLGALAGRREKLIVEPGRRLVGNAGVLLTTIEYLKQGEEKSFALVDAAMNDLMRPALYDAYHEILPVIRFEPSPQSSPASGGGGERERQLLNYEVVGPVCETGDFIGHDRELAVAAGDVLAVMSAGAYGMSMSSNYNTRPRAAEVLVREGDAHLIRERETIRSLFANERVV